A region of Cellulophaga sp. RHA19 DNA encodes the following proteins:
- a CDS encoding ABC transporter ATPase: MLVDFKDLPDTSRIWIYQANRSLTPEELAEIKEGLDAFIVDWTAHGSNLTAGYEIKYKRFIILALDQTNASATGCSIDASVRFIQGLEQKYNIDLLDKMNVSYKQGEFVAYKTLVDFKKMAKNKSVSKNTIVFNNLVANKHEYLNHWEVPAEESWHSRFMVV, from the coding sequence ATGCTAGTAGATTTTAAAGATTTACCAGATACATCTCGTATTTGGATATACCAGGCCAATAGGTCTTTAACTCCAGAAGAGTTAGCAGAGATAAAAGAAGGTTTAGATGCTTTTATAGTAGATTGGACAGCTCACGGAAGTAACCTTACCGCTGGTTACGAGATAAAATACAAACGTTTTATCATTTTAGCTTTAGACCAAACTAATGCATCTGCAACAGGTTGTTCTATAGATGCTTCAGTGCGTTTTATACAAGGTTTAGAGCAGAAATATAATATAGATTTGTTAGATAAGATGAATGTATCTTACAAGCAAGGAGAGTTTGTAGCCTACAAGACATTGGTAGATTTTAAAAAGATGGCCAAAAATAAATCGGTTTCTAAAAATACTATTGTATTTAATAATCTTGTTGCTAATAAGCATGAGTATTTAAATCACTGGGAAGTTCCTGCAGAAGAGAGCTGGCACAGTAGATTTATGGTAGTATAA
- a CDS encoding (Fe-S)-binding protein, with the protein MSNELKVPTMAELFAEGKQPEVLFWVGCAGSFDDRAKKITKAFVKILNKANVSFAVLGTEESCTGDPAKRAGNEFLFQMQAVTNIEVMNAYEVKKVVTACPHCFNTIKNEYPGLGGNYEVVHHTQFLKDLLSEGRITMEGGQYKGKRITFHDPCYLGRANGVYEAPRDLIRKLDAELVEMKNCKKKGLCCGAGGAQMFKEPENGNKDVNVERTEQALGTKPEIIAAGCPFCNTMMTDGVKSKEKEGEVEVLDIAELIANAEDL; encoded by the coding sequence ATGAGTAACGAGTTAAAAGTGCCAACAATGGCAGAGTTATTTGCCGAGGGTAAACAACCAGAAGTTTTATTTTGGGTTGGATGTGCAGGAAGTTTTGATGACAGAGCAAAAAAAATTACCAAAGCATTTGTTAAAATATTAAATAAAGCAAACGTAAGTTTTGCTGTTTTAGGAACAGAAGAAAGTTGTACTGGAGATCCTGCAAAAAGAGCAGGGAACGAGTTTTTATTTCAAATGCAAGCTGTTACCAATATAGAGGTGATGAACGCATATGAAGTTAAAAAAGTAGTAACTGCTTGTCCTCATTGTTTTAATACAATAAAAAATGAATACCCAGGATTAGGCGGTAATTACGAGGTTGTACACCATACTCAGTTTTTAAAAGATTTATTGTCTGAAGGTAGAATTACTATGGAAGGCGGACAATATAAAGGAAAACGTATTACTTTTCATGATCCTTGTTATTTAGGTAGAGCAAATGGTGTTTATGAAGCACCAAGAGACTTAATACGTAAGTTAGATGCAGAACTTGTAGAAATGAAAAACTGCAAGAAAAAAGGATTGTGTTGTGGAGCTGGTGGTGCGCAAATGTTTAAGGAACCAGAAAATGGTAACAAAGATGTTAATGTAGAGCGTACAGAACAAGCTTTAGGTACAAAACCAGAGATTATTGCTGCAGGTTGTCCTTTTTGTAATACAATGATGACAGACGGTGTTAAGAGTAAAGAAAAAGAAGGAGAAGTAGAAGTTTTGGATATAGCAGAACTTATTGCTAATGCAGAAGATTTGTAA
- a CDS encoding (Fe-S)-binding protein, whose translation MEYLPNIIFLLVLVAGIGFFAKNVKALSRNIKLGRDVDVSDNKPQRWKNMARIALGQTKMVVRPVAGILHIVVYVGFIIINIEVLEIIIDGLFGTHRIFASLGVVYDVLIGSFEILAFLVIVSVVIFWIRRNVIKIKRFLNPEMKGWPKKDGNMILYIELVLMTLFLTMNAADYQLQTIDAIHYVKAGSFPISQFIAPIFSGMSEASLIIVERSAWWLHITGILLFLNYLYYSKHLHILLAFPNTYYGKVKPKGQLDNLAAVTAEVKMMMDPDADPFAAPAEGAEETGEPDKFGASDVTDLNWVQLLNSYTCTECGRCTSECPANQTGKLLSPRKIMMDTRDRLQEVGNNIDKNKGEFVADGKQLLGDYITEEELWACTSCNACTEACPVSIDPLSIIMDMRRYLVMEQSAAPSDLNNMMGNIENNGAPWPFNQMDRLNWKNES comes from the coding sequence ATGGAGTACCTTCCCAACATTATTTTCTTACTAGTCTTAGTTGCTGGTATAGGATTTTTTGCTAAAAACGTAAAAGCATTATCTCGTAACATTAAGTTAGGTAGAGATGTAGATGTAAGTGATAACAAACCACAACGATGGAAAAATATGGCGCGTATTGCGCTAGGCCAAACAAAAATGGTAGTACGCCCTGTAGCTGGTATATTGCATATAGTTGTTTATGTTGGTTTTATTATTATAAATATTGAGGTTTTAGAAATTATTATAGACGGACTTTTTGGTACACACCGTATTTTTGCTTCATTAGGAGTAGTGTATGATGTTTTAATAGGTTCTTTTGAGATTCTTGCCTTTTTAGTTATTGTATCTGTAGTTATATTTTGGATAAGAAGAAATGTTATTAAAATTAAGCGTTTTTTAAATCCAGAAATGAAAGGATGGCCTAAAAAAGATGGTAATATGATTCTATATATAGAGCTTGTATTAATGACTCTTTTTTTAACAATGAATGCGGCAGATTATCAATTACAAACAATAGATGCTATACATTATGTAAAAGCAGGTTCTTTCCCTATTAGTCAGTTTATAGCACCAATATTTAGTGGTATGTCAGAGGCGAGTTTAATTATAGTAGAACGTTCTGCTTGGTGGTTACACATCACAGGTATTTTACTTTTCTTAAATTACTTATACTATTCTAAGCACTTACACATATTATTAGCATTTCCTAATACATATTACGGAAAAGTAAAACCAAAAGGGCAATTAGATAATTTAGCAGCTGTTACTGCAGAGGTTAAAATGATGATGGACCCAGATGCAGATCCTTTTGCAGCACCAGCAGAAGGAGCAGAAGAAACTGGTGAGCCAGACAAGTTTGGAGCATCAGATGTTACAGATTTAAATTGGGTGCAACTACTAAATTCATATACGTGTACAGAATGTGGTAGGTGTACTAGTGAGTGCCCTGCTAACCAAACAGGTAAATTATTATCGCCAAGAAAGATAATGATGGATACCAGAGATAGGTTGCAAGAAGTAGGAAATAATATTGACAAAAATAAAGGCGAGTTTGTAGCAGATGGCAAACAATTATTAGGAGATTATATTACAGAAGAAGAATTATGGGCGTGTACATCTTGTAACGCTTGTACAGAAGCTTGTCCTGTAAGCATAGATCCTTTATCTATAATTATGGATATGCGTCGTTACTTGGTAATGGAGCAATCTGCAGCTCCATCAGATTTAAATAATATGATGGGGAATATAGAAAACAACGGAGCGCCTTGGCCATTTAATCAAATGGACAGGTTAAACTGGAAAAACGAATCTTAA